One segment of Clarias gariepinus isolate MV-2021 ecotype Netherlands chromosome 6, CGAR_prim_01v2, whole genome shotgun sequence DNA contains the following:
- the si:ch211-286o17.1 gene encoding uncharacterized protein si:ch211-286o17.1 has protein sequence MEVFNWRKTNSPIILALALVICAVIFRDVNCQMTTLRGDTNSQGVHNFQQTNNSSTSVNNEQITESTESSILSYNSSFPQTSKVVCVSEDAMKNKDTVKLKLQLKTKSNCEKNKEKIESSPELLCVDQKLEIYQMDNTDEMIITGKCLEGDPKGMTEKFENDNIKDKVGIKKAELVLLERPQIVLISVLISGLLLAVLLFAAYILQTRHTEAKGACLAEDLFQVDEPNQGNTLLSAAPLPQQEPIEKPTSNGESLESTPTNGHSATQAPVADSEM, from the exons ATGGAAGTGTTTAACTGGAGAAAGACAAACAGCCCCATTATTCTGGCTCTGGCCTTAGTCATTTGTGCAGTTATTTTCCGAG ATGTGAACTGCCAAATGACCACTCTGCGTGGAGATACCAATTCCCAAG gAGTACACAATtttcaacaaacaaataattcgTCTACTTCAGTAAATAACGAACAGATAACTGAATCAACGGAGTCCAGCATTTTAAGTTACAATTCCAGCTTTCCACAAACT aGCAAAGTGGTATGTGTGAGTGAAGATGCGatgaaaaacaaagacacagtgAAGCTGAAGCTGCAGCTGAAGACCAAGTCCAACTGT gagaaaaacaaggaaaagaTTGAGAGCAGTCCAGAACTTCTTTGTGTTGACCAAAAGCTTGAAATCTACCAGATGGACAACACTGATGAGATGATCATAACTGGAAAATGTTTAGAAG gtGATCCAAAAGGAATGACTGAAAAGTTTGAGAATGATAATATTAAAGATAAG GTTGGCATTAAAAAGGCTGAGCTTGTCCTCTTGGAAAGACCCCAAATTGTCCTGATCTCAGTCCTCATTAGTGGTCTGCTACTGGCTGTTCTTCTTTTTGCTGCGTACATCCTGCAAACCCGCCACACAGAGGCCAAAGGAGCATGTCTG GCTGAAGACTTATTCCAGGTGGATGAACCGAACCAAGGCAATACTTTATTGTCTGCGGCCCCACTGCCCCAACAAGAACCAATAGAAAAACCCACCAGCAATGGCGAGTCCTTAGAGTCAACCCCCACTAATGGTCATTCAGCTACCCAAGCACCTGTAGCTGACTCTGAGATGTGA